The Nitrosomonas communis genome has a segment encoding these proteins:
- a CDS encoding aminoglycoside phosphotransferase family protein, with translation MDTEEKFGGLVMQWWNGDGAARVYAYEGDALLMERAQGTNSLIEMAYEGQDDEASRIACNVIAKLHKPRSTPPPELIPLNIWFEALESAAQREDSLLLESLAVVRKLLASPRDIVVLHGDVHHANVLDFGSRGWLAIDPKRIIGKRGYDYANPLCNPELPTVTDPLTQIYLPISRDCASC, from the coding sequence ATGGATACCGAAGAGAAATTCGGCGGCTTAGTTATGCAATGGTGGAATGGCGATGGCGCAGCACGAGTGTATGCGTATGAAGGCGATGCTTTATTGATGGAGCGGGCACAAGGAACAAATTCTCTCATCGAAATGGCGTACGAAGGTCAGGATGATGAGGCTAGCCGCATCGCTTGTAACGTAATCGCCAAATTACACAAACCCCGATCGACACCTCCGCCCGAACTTATCCCATTAAATATTTGGTTTGAAGCGTTAGAATCAGCTGCCCAGCGCGAAGATAGCTTGCTTCTCGAAAGTTTAGCTGTCGTAAGGAAGCTATTGGCGTCACCGCGCGACATTGTAGTGCTGCATGGTGACGTGCATCACGCAAACGTACTGGATTTTGGCTCGCGCGGCTGGCTAGCCATCGATCCAAAGCGAATAATCGGCAAACGCGGCTATGACTACGCAAATCCTCTGTGTAATCCAGAATTGCCAACGGTCACAGATCCCCTCACTCAGATTTATTTGCCAATCTCACGTGATTGCGCAAGCTGCTAA
- a CDS encoding aminoglycoside phosphotransferase family protein, whose translation MERQRLLQWTLAYAGLSASWFLEEDDHQNADLDLFIAELALQALSMGANNHEGIY comes from the coding sequence TTGGAACGACAGCGCTTATTGCAGTGGACATTGGCGTATGCTGGCTTATCGGCTTCATGGTTCTTGGAAGAGGATGATCACCAAAACGCTGATTTGGATCTTTTCATTGCTGAACTAGCTCTGCAAGCCCTATCAATGGGAGCAAATAATCATGAGGGCATTTATTGA
- a CDS encoding NADH:flavin oxidoreductase/NADH oxidase has protein sequence MSHNDENKHNIDGTPDPLSKTSLTANTTAEVTTAAPVSDRRLSNAAIQTQCQSEHDREIPEEDLMSPLTLRGVTFRNRIAISPMCMYSAHDGFANDFHLVHLGSRAMGGVGLVVVEATAVTAEGRITPGDMGIWKDEHIEPLARIARFVERQGAIPGIQLAHAGRKASCNVPWNGGSSLKTPAEGGWPVIGPSPLPFYPDDPVPNAMSETDIEHCVEAWETAARRALDAGFKVIELHAAHGYLMHEFLSPLSNHRTDNYGGSLANRMRLLLSVAKRLRDVIPSELPFFVRISATDWVDGGWDIEQSIILCRELKLLGTDLIDVSSGGVIPDARIPVARGYQVQFAQRVRNEAQVYTGGVGLITDPQYADEIITSGQADLVFIGRELLREPYWALKAQHTLGIEPEWPIQYSYAVKRRAK, from the coding sequence GTGACCGCCGGCTGAGCAATGCCGCTATCCAAACACAATGTCAGAGCGAGCATGACCGAGAAATCCCGGAAGAGGATCTGATGTCCCCACTTACCCTTCGCGGCGTTACTTTCCGCAACCGGATCGCAATATCGCCCATGTGCATGTATTCTGCTCACGACGGTTTTGCCAACGACTTCCATCTCGTCCATCTGGGTAGCCGGGCAATGGGTGGTGTAGGACTTGTAGTTGTTGAAGCCACTGCAGTCACGGCTGAGGGACGCATTACACCGGGAGACATGGGGATTTGGAAAGATGAGCATATCGAGCCATTAGCTCGCATTGCACGATTTGTGGAGAGGCAAGGCGCGATTCCAGGTATCCAGCTCGCCCATGCTGGACGCAAAGCCAGCTGTAATGTTCCTTGGAATGGTGGCAGTAGCCTGAAAACTCCGGCGGAAGGAGGCTGGCCAGTGATTGGTCCCAGTCCTCTGCCTTTTTACCCAGACGATCCGGTTCCCAACGCCATGTCAGAAACAGATATTGAGCATTGCGTTGAAGCATGGGAGACGGCGGCTCGACGTGCACTGGACGCGGGCTTTAAAGTGATAGAACTTCATGCAGCACACGGCTACCTGATGCACGAATTTTTATCACCTTTAAGTAATCATCGCACTGATAATTATGGCGGCAGTTTGGCAAATCGCATGCGGCTTTTGCTAAGCGTTGCCAAACGCCTCCGCGATGTTATCCCGTCCGAGCTGCCTTTCTTCGTGCGAATCTCTGCCACTGACTGGGTCGATGGTGGCTGGGATATAGAGCAATCGATTATTCTTTGCAGAGAACTAAAGTTACTTGGAACGGATCTGATCGATGTCTCGTCCGGCGGTGTTATACCCGATGCAAGAATTCCCGTTGCCCGAGGCTACCAGGTTCAATTTGCCCAACGCGTCCGAAATGAAGCACAAGTCTACACAGGCGGGGTGGGATTGATTACTGACCCGCAATACGCGGATGAAATCATCACCAGCGGACAGGCGGATCTCGTTTTTATCGGCCGAGAGTTACTGCGGGAGCCTTACTGGGCCCTCAAGGCGCAACATACGTTAGGGATAGAACCTGAATGGCCTATCCAGTATAGTTATGCCGTTAAGCGGCGGGCAAAATAG